A genomic region of Miscanthus floridulus cultivar M001 chromosome 3, ASM1932011v1, whole genome shotgun sequence contains the following coding sequences:
- the LOC136541329 gene encoding flavin-containing monooxygenase FMO GS-OX-like 8 — protein MVSSKKVCMIGAGVSGLASARELLREGHDVTVMEQSSGVGGQWLYDPRTDGGGPLGAAGAHSSMYASVRLISPRELTCFSDFPFFPSNDGTGDARRYPGHAEFLRYIRDFCDAFGLMDVVRLNTKVLHVGLAPPLAADDGVKRWTVRWSRRGDCEGDAVTTEEVFDAVVVAVGQYTQPRLPTISGMNKWSRRQLHSHSYRVPDSFDGEVVVIVGFHESGKDIAQELSGVAREVHVSVKSMEVLTPAVSKAVGRHHNLHLHLQIECLCEDGQVTFADGSRVVADSIIYCTGYDFWFPFLDTGGLLTVDDNRVGPLFEHTFPPALAPSLSFVGVPRLVLVPRFYEAQARWVAQVLSGRRPLPPEEEMLRSAEEYHRAREAAGVPRRLSHTVFFDMDYCDEFGAKHCGFPPLEGWKRDLLSSSVARVRDGDVESYRDSDLVLEGLRSDGW, from the exons ATGGTGTCATCCAAGAAGGTGTGCATGATCGGCGCCGGCGTCTCGGGGCTAGCGTCTGCCCGCGAGCTGCTCCGGGAGGGCCACGACGTGACGGTcatggagcagagcagcggcgtcGGCGGGCAGTGGCTGTACGACCCGAGGACGGACGGCGGCGGCCCCCTCGGCGCGGCCGGCGCGCACAGCAGCATGTACGCCTCCGTCCGGCTCATCAGCCCGAGGGAGCTGACGTGCTTCTCCgacttccccttcttccccagcAACGACGGCACCGGCGACGCCCGGCGGTACCCGGGGCACGCGGAGTTCCTCAGGTACATCAGGGACTTCTGCGACGCATTCGGGCTCATGGACGTCGTCAGGCTCAACACCAAGGTCCTGCACGTCGGCCtggcgccgccgctcgccgctgACGACGGCGTGAAGCGGTGGACGGTGAGGTGGTCGAGACGTGGTGACTGCGAGGGCGACGCGGTCACCACGGAGGAGGTGttcgacgccgtcgtcgtcgccgtcggccAATACACCCAGCCACGGCTCCCAACCATCAGCG GCATGAACAAGTGGAGCAGGAGGCAGCTGCACTCCCACTCGTACCGGGTCCCCGACTCCTTCGACGGCGAGGTGGTGGTGATCGTGGGCTTCCATGAGAGCGGCAAGGACATCGCGCAGGAGCTCTCCGGGGTGGCGAGGGAGGTGCACGTCAGCGTCAAGTCCATGGAGGTCCTCACTCCCGCCGTCTCCAAGGCTGTCGGCAGGCACCACAACCTGCACCTGCACCTCCAGATCGAGTGCTTGTGTGAGGATGGGCAGGTGACGTTCGCCGACGGCTCGCGTGTCGTCGCCGACTCCATCATCTACTGCACTGGGTACGACTTCTGGTTCCCGTTCCTGGACACGGGTGGCCTGCTCACCGTCGACGACAACCGCGTCGGCCCGCTGTTCGAGCACACGTTCCCGCCGGCGCTGGCGCCGTCGCTGTCCTTCGTGGGCGTTCCCAGGCTGGTACTGGTGCCGCGGTTCTACGAGGCGCAGGCGAGGTGGGTGGCGCAGGTGCTGTCTGGCCGGAGGCCGCTGCCGCCGGAGGAGGAGATGCTGCGCTCCGCGGAGGAGTACCACCGCGCCAGGGAGGCGGCCGGCGTGCCCAGGCGCCTCTCGCACACCGTCTTCTTCGACATGGACTACTGCGACGAGTTTGGGGCCAAGCACTGCGGCTTCCCGCCGTTGGAGGGGTGGAAGAGGGACCTCCTGTCGTCGTCTGTCGCACGCGTCAGGGACGGCGACGTGGAGAGCTACCGTGACAGCGACCTTGTCCTGGAGGGCTTGCGCTCCGATGGCTGGTGA